ATGGCCAAGCCCAGGAAGCGATCACTTACCGGAAAAGGACCAAGCTTCGGCAGCTTGGTGAGTATTATGCTTTACAATACGGGCCTCACAGGCAGGATAGTTTTCGTTTTGACGTCGTGGCAATTAAGGTTTCCGCGTCGGGTCAAGTAGAAAATATAGAGCTTATACGCGATGCCCTCTAGTGCAAGGTTGGCCATGGTGGCCAACCTTGTCTAATCTTAAAGCTGCGAAAGCCGTGATTCAAGCTCGCGGGTGGGTCTTTTGATAAACCTCCTTAATCCGTTGCCGGCTAACGTGGGTATATACCTGGGTAGTGGAAAGGCGGGCATGACCCAGCAATTCCTGAACCACTCGTAAGTCGGCCCCGTTTTCTAATAGGTGGGTAGCGAAGGAGTGGCGGAAGGTATGAGGGGAGCAATGATAAGCTAAGCCGAGGGCTTCAATGTACTTGTCGATTATGTACCGGGTTCCCCGCTGGGTCAGCCGCTTGCCCCGGTTGTTCAGAAATAATGCATCCTTGGCCTCTGGAGATGGGTTTAAAGCGGGGCGGCCTCGATGAAGGTACTGGATGAGAGCCGAGTGGGCGAAGGATCCGAGGGGAACGATCCTTTCTTTAGATCCTTTACCTAGCACTTGTACCAGCCGGCGGTCAAAATCGAGGCTACTCACGTTGAGGCCCACCAGCTCTGACACGCGTAAACCGCAACCGTACAAAACCTCCATGATGGCTCGGTCTCGGAGTCCGATGGGGCTAGATAGTGAGGGCAAATTGAATAGCCGCTCCAAGTCCTGGTACTGGGCAAATTTAGGCAGTTGCCTTCTAGTACGAGGCCGGGCGATGGACAGAACCGGATTCTTCTCAAGGTACCCTTGGCGGACTAGGAATCGGCAAAAGGCCCTAATACTTGCCATTTTCCGTTCGATGCTGGAACGCTTTAGGCTTCTAGCAAACAGTTGGGCCATAAACTGTCGTATGATGGTTGTGGTTAGGGGCGGCCCCTTCTCTACATCTTCATGGGCAACTATGAAATCGGCCAATTGGTGTAAATCGGTACCGTAGCTAAGAAGAGTATTTTTAGCTAGCCGTCCCTGAGCCCTTTCCTCTTCCAGAAAAGCATTAACCAGAGACAGTATAGCGCGGGGTTGTTTTTCCATTGGCGCCACCACCTTGCATTTCTTCCTTAAAACCGCAACCCTCTCGCGAGCAAACCAGAATTGTCTTACCGCGGAGCCTTTTTTCTAGCAACATCTCTTGGCACTTGGGGCATTTCTGATTAGTTGGTTTGTCCCAAGACACAAACTCACAGGCTGGGAACCTAGAACAGCCGTAGAATCGTCGTCCCTTCTTGCTGTACCGAGTTACCAGGGGAGCTCCGCATAAGGGGCAGGGAACGCCGATCTCCTCTAAGAGCGGCTTGGTATTTCGGCACTCCGGAAAGCCAGAACAGGCTAAAAACCTTCCGTAGCGACCAGTTTTGACCACCATGCTGCGTCCACATTTCTCGCACTTTTCGCTGGTGGTTTCCTCTGGCGTCACCTCTATTTTGCCAAGAGCATGCTCAGCTTGCTCCAGGGTGAATTTAAAAGGTTGATAGAAATCTTGAACCACATCGACCCAAGAGAGTTCTCCACTCTCGATTTGGTCAAGTTTGCTCTCCATATGGGCAGTAAAATCGACGTCAACAATATCAGGAAAGTGTTCCTTGAGGACTTCAGTTACTATTTTACCTAGTTCGGTGGGTACAAACTGCCTATTTTCTCTTACTACGTAACCGCGGCGTAGAATAGTGTCAATGGTAGGAGCGTAGGTACTAGGGCGGCCAATACCCAGCTCTTCCATGGTTTTAACTAGGGAAGCATCCGTAAAGCGAGGTGGGGGCTGGGTAAAATGTTGCTTGGGTTTAAGATCGACTAGTTGTACCTCTTGGCCGGGCTCTAGCTGGGGCAGTTCTTGGGTTTCCAGTTTTGTTCCTAGGAGTTTCAGGAAACCGGCAAAAACAAGCTGAGATCCCGACGCCCGGAAAAGGTAGGGCCCAGCAATAATCTCCAAGGTGGTGGTAAACAATTCTGCCGGGCTCATTTGGCAGGCGACGAAGCGCTTCCAGATTAGTTCATAAAGGTTGAACTGCTCCTTGGTCAAGCACGCTTTTAGGGAATCGGGGGTACGCAAAACCGAGGTCGGGCGGATACATTCGTGGGCAGCCTGGGCTCCCTTGGGAGTCGGAAACTGGTGTGGCTTGGGCGGTACATAATCAGGACCGTAAGCTCCGGCGATGAAATGTCTGGCCTCGGCAACAGCGGTTTCAGCTACTCGGGTTGAATCGGTGCGCATGTAAGTGATCAGCCCTGCCATGCCCTGGCCCTCGGGCAGCTGCACTCCTTCATATAGCTGTTGGGCGATAGACATGGTTTTGCGAGCGGTAAAGTTATATGCCTTGTATGCCTCTTGCTGCAGGGTGCTCGTGGTGAATGGGGCATCTGGCATTCGTTTACGTGAACGTTGCTGACACGAGCTAACCGCAAACTTTAAGTTTTGAAGCTCTTGGATAACCTTCTGGACCGCTTTTTTATTTTTCAGCTCTGCTTTTTTGCCCTCGCACTTGACCAGCTCGGCCTCGAATACTTGAGGAGTATCGAGGCCTCTTAATACTGCCGTTATGGTCCAGTATTCTTCTGGCCTAAATTGCTCGATTTCTTTTTCCCGCTCAACGATAAGCCTGACGGCTACCGATTGAACCCTGCCTGCGCTCAGGCCACTTTTAATTTTCTTCCATAAGAGGGGACTGAGGCCATATCCTACCAAGCGGTCCAGTACTCTTCGGGCTTGCTGAGCATCTACCCGGTTAAGGTCTACGGGGCGTGGGTGCTTGACTGAATTCTTTACTGCTCCCTCAGTTATCTCGTTAAATTCAATCCGGCACGGCAGGCTAGGATCAAGGTCAAGCACCTGTTGCAGGTGCCAGGCTATAGCCTCGCCCTCTCGGTCAGGGTCTGGGGCTAGGAGCACTTGCTTACTGGCCTTGGAGGCTTCGCGCAGGTCTTTAATGATTTCCCCCTTACCGCGGATATTGATGTAATGGGGCTGAAAGTCATGTTCGATGTCGATGCCTAGGCGGCTCTTGGGTAGATCGCGAATATGGCCCATGGAAGACTTGACGATATAGTTACGCCCCAAGATGCGGCTTATGGTCTTGGCCTTGGTTGGTGATTCTACCACCAGAAGAACCTTGTTGTTGCTCAAGGATCCCCCACCTTTCATTGTCTAACAAAGTATTTCCCGGGCAGTTGCTGAATAATGCCTTTCATCTCCAGCAGGGTTAGAGTAGCCTGAATCTTGGCAACAGGCAGGCGAAGCTGCTCTACGATTTCATCAATATGTACGGGATCGTAGGATATTAAACTGAGAATCTCCGATTCCCGGGCTGATAACTGGCCGGAATAGGCTGGCTCTGCCTTCAACAAATCATCAATTGCTATTTGGGCCTCCACTTTTAAACCGTATTCTTCCAAGATATCACCGGCTTGAGTAACTGCTTTGGCTCCTTCCTTTAAAAGATTGTTGTTGCCCTCACAGGTGATGCTAGTTATGGGCCCGGGTACAGCAAAGACATCTCGCCCTTGCTCGAGGGCAAATTCGGCCGTGATCAAAGCTCCGCTGCGTTTGGGTGCTTCAGCCACCAATACTCCACGAGCCAGACCGCTTATGATGCGGTTGCGGGCAGGGAAATGTTTTGCCTCTGGGGCAACTCCTAAAGGATGCTCGCTCACCAGGGCACCTCTTTCTATGATTTCCTGAGCTAAACGGGCGTGCTCCGGTGGGTAGACAATGTCCAATCCACACCCTAACACAGCAATGGTATGCCCCTGATTTTCAACGCAGGTTCGGTGTGCCTGCCCATCGATGCCCCTGGCGAGGCCGCTAATTATCCAAATGTCATGTTTAGCCAACTCTCTGGTGATCAGCTCAGTAGCCTTTTTGCCATAGGACGTAGCTCGCCTGGTACCTACTATGGCAATTCCCAGGTAACCGGAAGGTGGAAGGTTACCCTTGACGTAAAGAACGGCGGGAGGGTTGTAAACTTGCCGGAGAGGTTCAGGATAATCATGATCATACAGAGTAATTGCTCGAACTCCGTGTTGGTCGAGCCTATCCATTTCTTGGCTGGGGCAAAGCTGGCTGCGCAGCGCCAAGAGCATAGAGAAAGCATGACCGTTGAGGATACCTTTCAAGGCTTCAGGTCGGGCCCTCCATGCTGCTTGTGCTGATCCGAAAGCTGTCACTAGGGTCAGCAAAGTGGCACTCCCAATCCCGGGAACTCTACTGAAGCAAACCCAGTGGGCTCTTTCTTCTTCGGTAATGTGATTGGCACAGTTGTTATGGCTCATTTTTTACCCCACAAGTCAATCTTATGGTTGGCGCCTGTAATTTCCTATATAGTACAGGAGAAGGTAGAAGGCGAACAACTGAAGTATCATGATCGCAAAAGCAACGAGATATTCCAGCATTATAGACCATCTCTCCCCCAAAGGCACTCTTCTAAAAATGTATCAGCCCGAGCGTAAAAACCCTTAACCCAATTATAGTTGAAACACCTGTTTTGTCGCTGTAGAATAAGCTTATGTGCACCTGAGATTCCAGCTATATTAGGAGGCTAATCATGGCACGCATAGTTCCGATACGCGGCTTGCACTATTCCCATGAGTTGTTACGCGACCTTCCTCACCTGGTGGCCCCACCATATGATGTTATTGATGCCAACCTGCAAGATTCACTTTATCATTCTCACCCTTACAATGTAATTCGCCTTGAATACGGCAAAACCTACCCTGATGATACCGAGACCAACAACCGGTATACGCGAGCCCGGGAGCTCTATCAAGAATGGTTGGCCAAAAAGGTGTTGGTTCAAGATAAAGATCCGTCCTTATATTTCTTAGAAGAAAACTTTAAGCTAGCCGGCCGATCGTACAGGCGCTTGGGAATCATCTGTGGGTTGGGAACCGACGGCTACGGACCTGATAAGGTATTAGCCCATGAGGCTACTTTTGCTGCACCTAAACTTGATCGGCTGGAATTGCTCAAAGCTACCCACACCAACTTCAGCCCCATTTTTGGCCTTTATGACGATCCCCAAGGGAGAATTGCTTCCATTATACAGCAAGTCATGTCATTATCTAGGCCCATGCTCGAGTTCGAAGAGTATAATACCCGAATCTTCTACCGGTTGTGGGCAACCTCCTCGCCCCAAATTATACAGCAAATTAGCGAGGCATTTACCCATTTACCCGTGTTGATTGCCGATGGCCATCACCGTTATGAAACCGCTTGTCGCTTCTTTGAATACATGCAAGCTCAGGGTGAAGCTGGGCATGACCGGGTTTTGGCGTTTCTAGCTAGCATCAATGACCCAGGACTGATAGTCTTGCCAACCCACCGCCTGCTTGCCGACCATTGCCTGGCGGATAGCCGAGATGCAGCGTTGAGGGTTGCTTCCCAATACTTCCAGTGGGAAGTGCACCCATTGGATGGCGATGCTGAACACATCATTGAGGAGATGCGGCAAGTCCAACAGCAAGGTCGAAACGTTATCGGGTTATACCAGGGGGGAGATCAATGGTATTTGTTGAGATTGAAGGGTTCGCCCCAAAATTTGGATTGCATGCCCAAGGACAAATCGCAGGCTTGGACTAAACTTGACGTGGCCATTCTTCATCAGGCAATAATTAAACCTTTGCTTAGTGATTCTTCCGCCATAAGCTTTACCCACGATACGAGTTACGCCATCCGGGCAGTCAGGGATCAATGGGCGGCGGTTGCTTTTCTGCTGTGCCCTCCTTCGGTGCAACAAATCATGGAGGTAGCACTTCATGGAGATTGCATGCCCGAGAAGTCAACCTATTTTTACCCCAAGCCCCTAAGCGGCCTAATCATGAACAGGAATGGGTTTTAGGCCCAAGGAAAGTGAGTGCCGTGTTGTCCGTACTCTATAGCTCAACCCTTCATGGCCTGGATGCCTATGTGGTGCGGGTTGAGGTCGACGTGTCCAACGGTTTGCCTCAGTTTGCCATCGTTGGCCTCCCTGACGCCTCGGTAAGAGAGGCGCAAGACCGGGTACGAACTGCCATTCGTAACTCAGGCTACGAATTCCCGGTGAAGCGCATAACCATTAATTTGGCTCCGGCGGAGCTACGAAAAGAAGGCTCTCATTTTGACCTAGCTATTGCGGTTGGCATTTTGGTGGCAACCGGTCAAATTCCTGAAGGATCGATTGCAGGTACCTGTTTTCTGGGGGCCTTGTCTTTGGATGGTTCGGTTCGGTCTGTACCCGGAGTCTTTCCAATGGTATATAAGTTGGCCGAGGTCTTCCCAGGTGGCACCTTGGTCTTGCCGGCCGCCAATGCTACTGAAGGCTCATTGGTGAAGGGAGTGCAGGTGGTAGGCGCCGAATCTTTGTCCCAGGTGGGGAAATGGCTGAAGGGCGAGGAGTGCATGGACCGGGTGGTAACCGATCTAGACGCGCTGCTTCAGGGACAGGGGAACGAGGCTTGCGGAGACATGAACGAAGTAAAGGGCCAGATGGCTGCAAAGAGGGCTCTAGAAATTGCGGCTGCCGGGGGGCATAATATTCTCTTGATTGGACCCCCGGGTTCCGGTAAGACCATGTTGGCCCGTAGATTGCCCTCTATCCTTCCTTCCATGAGCTGGGACGAGATCATGGAAGTAACCCGGATCTACAGCGCTGCCGGTCTCCTCAGTTCGCAGCGTCCCTTGATTACTTCCCGGCCATTTCGATCCCCCCACCATACTGCTTCGGTAGCTAGCCTGGTGGGTGGGGGAAGGATCCCAAGGCCAGGGGAGATCAGCTTGGCTACGCACGGGGTCCTGTTCTTGGATGAGCTGCCTGAGTTTCGTCGCGATGCTTTAGAGGCCTTAAGGCAGCCTTTGGAAGAAGGCGTGGTCACGGTTTCGCGAGTATCCGGTACCTCAGTGTTCCCGGCGCATTTCATGCTGGCCGCGAGCATGAACCCGTGTGCGTTCAGTTCCAAAGCACTAACTCTTCCCATCGAGATGGGAATAGTGGGAAAACAAGAGCCGGAGCCTACGCCGCCCGGTGAAGATGCGCCGTTTGCCGCTAGGCTCCAGTATGCTCTGGCGAGGAAGGGCTGGAAGAAACACCGGCTGGCCGCAGAAAGCGGGGTAAGCCCGGTGTTGCTGACGAACTGGCTCAAGGGTCGCGCAGAACCGTACAAGCACGCTCCCCAGGTAAAGGCTGTCGCCGATGCCCTCGGCGTGGAGGTTGAGGAGCTTCTGCCCGAGCTCTCCGGCGGGAGCCCTGCCGCCGTGCTGAAACGGGCCCGCATGAAAGTGGGAATGCCGCGCAAGCACATGGCCCGGCTCTTTGGTGTTGACGATGGAACTATGGCTGCCTGGGAAGGAGGAAAGCCGGTTCCGGCCGTATTCGTGGAAATGGCGCGGGCCATCCTGTCCGGTTCCAGGCCGGAAGAGCTTCCCCAGGTGCGCTGGCAGAAGGAGTACGACCCAGCTTCGTTCGTTGCCTGGCTGACGAGATTCCGCGAGGAAAACGGTCTCACCTGGCGGCACCTCGCCAGCCTGGCAGGGATCAAGGAGACCACCCTGCGGAGGTGGCGGGCCGGCAGGTCTCTGCCGCGCAACAAGTCGCAGACACTACCCATCTACGAAAGATTGAGGCGCTGGAAGGAAACACGCGCAGGGGCAAGAACCGAAGGTCTAGCTTCAGAAGCCAGCTTGCTCCGGCCGGCTCCGCCGCACCACTAAGATTGCCGTTCCAAACCAAAAACAGAAGCAAATCTGCTCGCGTAAGGATGCGCGGGCTTTTTCTTTTTTCCGGGAGGTGATTTTAACTTGCAGCCTGCCGCCGCGGTTTCGTACCCGCCCGCCTGCATCCGGGGCCGGGTGAGGAAGGTGGTGTTCCGCTCGCCCTCCGACGGCTGGAGCGTCCTTTCCGTCGTGCCCGAGGGGAAAAGCTCCGAGCCGGTCACCGTGACCGGGTGCTTCGTGGGGGTCGCAGAAGGAGATGACATCTCGGTTTCGGGCCGATGGGTGGAGCACAGGCGCTACGGCCTCCAGGTCGAGGCCGAGACCTGGGAGAAGCACCTGCCGGCCACCGAGGACGAGGTGGCGTCCTACCTCGCCGGCTTCGTGAAGGGGGTGGGCCCGACCACCGCCCGGGAGATAGCGAGGAAGCTCGGCCCCAGCGCCATAGAGCGCATCGCCGCCGAGGGGCCCTCCTGCCTTTCCGGGATCCGGCTCATCACGCCGGAGAAGGCGGGCGCCATCGCCCGGGCCGTGAGCGAGTCCTACGCCGAAAGCCATGCCGTGTCGAGGCTCCTCGGCCTCGGGCTCTCGGCGAGGATGGCGGTAAGGGTCTTCCGGCTCTGGGGAGCCGGGGCCGCAGACGAAGTGCGGAAAAACCCCTACGCCCTGACCCGGGTGTCGCTCATCGGCTTCTACCGGGCCGACGTCATCGCCAAAAAGCTCGGGGTGCCCCCGAATTCGCCCCACCGCCTCGACGCCGGGGTGGAGCACGCCCTCTCCGAAGCCGAGCAGCTGGGCCACTGCTACCTCCCCGCCGGGGAGCTCAAGGACAGGTCCATCGCGCTCCTGACCCGGTCCGGCGAGCGCATCACCGGGCGCGAGGTGGAGGCCTCGGTAAAGCGCCTTGCCTCCGCGGGCAGGCTGACCCTGACCGGAGGCGCCGTCTACCGCACCCCGCTTTACCGGGCCGAGGCAGAGATAGCGAGAAAGGTGAAGGAGCTGGCCCGCCCGTGGGACGTGCCCCCGGCGCTCGGCGCAGCGCTCGCCCGCTTCGAGGCCCGGGCCGGCATAAGGCTCGACCCGGAGCAGCGCCGGGCGGTCGAGAGATGCTTCTCGACGGGAATTTCCGTCCTCACCGGCGGCCCCGGCACCGGGAAGACGCAGACCGTGCGGGCGGTGGCGGCCGCCTGGGAGGAGATGTTTCCCGGCTCGGAAATCGCCCTCTGCGCTCCCACCGGGAGGGCGGCAAAGCGGATGGAGGAGCTTTCGGGCCGGCCCGCCTCCACCATCCACCGGCTGCTTTCCATGACCCCGGAGGGAGAGCCGGCCTACGACTGGAGCAAGCCCCTGCCCCATGACCTGGTGATAGTTGACGAGTTCTCCATGGTGGACGCCCGCCTTGCCGCGTCGCTCCTTTCCGCCCTGAAGCGGGATGCCCGCATCCTCATCGTCGGGGACTCGGACCAGCTCCCCTCGGTGGGGCCGGGATACGTCCTTTCCGACATCATCTCCTTCAGGGTAAGGGTGACGAGGCTTTCCCGCATCCACCGGCAGTCCGGGGACGGGGCGGCGGTGGTGGAGAACGCGGCCAGGATCCGGGAGGGCCTGGCCCCGGTGCCCCGGCAGGGCTTTGCCGTCCTCGAAGCTCAAGACCAACAGCGCGCCCAGGCTCTTGCGGTGGAAAGCGCCGTGAGGCTGGCCCAAAAGTACGGCCCCTGGGGGGTGCAGGTGCTCTCCCCCATGAAGAAGGGGGAGGCCGGGACCAAAGCCTTAAACGACGCCCTCCGGGAGCGCCTCAACCCTCCCGGGCCGGACAAAGGCGAGCTCAGGCACGGCCAGAAGCTCTTCCGGGTCGGGGACAAGGTAATGCAGACCCAGAACGACTACGAAAGCGAGGTGTACAACGGCGACGTGGGCCGGGTGCTCGAGGCTTCCGCGGACGGCCTCGTCGTGGCCTACCCGGGAAAGACCGTAGAGTACGCCCCCGAGGACCTGGACCGGCTCACTCCCGCCTGGGCGGTCACCGTCCACAAGTCCCAGGGCGGGGAGTGGCCGGCGGTGGTGCTGGCGCTGATGTCGGCCCACTATGTGATGCTCCGGCGGGATTTGCTGTACACCGCTGTCACAAGAGCCAAGAAAGAAGTGGTTGTGGTAGGGCAGAAAAAAGCTCTCTGGATGGCGGCCAGGAATGCCCAGGCCGGGGAACGGTACACGTTCGCCTGGATCAGGGGCTAAGGAAGGAGAGGCGCTTTTGCGGGTACCAACCTTGCAGGCCAACCGGGGGCGGGCCCTGGAGGAGATGGTCGAACTAACGCTGGACCTCTACCGCAAGGAGGGTATCGCAGTAGTCCACAAGATACCCACACCCTGGGTGGTCCGGCGTAAGGGCGGCCTCATAACCGGGGCCTTCCCGGCGAAGAAGAGCTCGGTCGATTTCTTCGGGGTCTGGCGGGGCCGGGCGGTTGCTTTTGACGCCAAGGAAACGTCGGAGAAAAGCCGCTTCCCGCTGAAATCCGTCCCCGACCACCAGATGGCCTTCCTCTCCGACTGGAAGGAGGCCGGGGGCATCGCCGGGGTCCTGGTCTGGTTCCGGCGGGCTCGCCGTATCTTCTGGGTGCCTGCCAAAACGCTCACCCGGGCCCGCGAGGCCGGGAAAAAATCTCTTGCCCTGGACGAACTGGCCTCCGGGGCCGGGGTGGAAATCCCCGAAGGCCTGCCGCTGGATCTTGAGAGGGCATGGGAGAAGGAAAGCCCGGAAAGAAAGGAGCAATGACGAACTGCGTTCTCAGATCACCGTAACTATGGAAGAACTGTTCGGAAAAATTGGGAGTCTGCTGCCTTCCTACAGCAAGCGCCCGCCGCAGATACAGATGGCCAAAGCAGTTTCAGATGCGGTTGACAGAGAGTCTATTCTGATTGCCGAGGCTGGAGTGGGCACAGGTAAGACCCTGGCCTACCTTGTCCCCGCCATTGTCAAGAAGTATTCGAGCGGAAACAGCAAAAGAGGGCCGCTGGTGGTGAGCACCAAGACGATAAGCCTTCAGGAACAGCTCTACTACAAGGACATTCCGGCAGTCCAGCGGATGCTTCTCGGCGCATACGGCTTCAGGGTTCCAGATCCTCTGCTCTCCAAGGGAAAGCGCAACTACTGCTGCCCTGTGCGCCTGGACGCCCTGCTGTCCGAGCAGCGCTCCGGCCTCGATAGCCTCTTGTCTGAAGTCCAAGACTGGCTGTGCCGCACCGGAACCGCCGACTTTGGAGAGCCGGAAGCCCCACTGCTGCCGGAGGAAGTCCGCGAATCCCTAGCAGTAGCCGCTTGCTCCGACGGCTGTTCCCGTAGCCACCGGTGTGCCTATCGAGCCATGCGCTCGAAGCGCAGTAGCTTCCGCGGGATCATCGTGACCAACCACAACCAGCTGGTCAACGACCTGATTCTCCGTCAGCAGACCGGCAGGGGGCTGTGGCCCAGCCCCTTTGCGGTAATTATCGACGAGGCGCACGGACTGGAAGACGTGGCAAGGAGCGAGCTGGCCCAGCAGGTATCCCCCGGCGAGATACAGCGCCTGATCGTCAGGATAACTCCGAAAGACAGGCCCTGGAGCGAAGAAATAGAGCACCGGGCGCAGGCAGTGAAACGATGCGCCGGAGAAGTCGCCGCTGGCCTGGACCGCTCTACGGCACCAGCGTTGCAGACCGGAATGCTTCTTGACAGCCCAAGGATACCGCTGTCCGATACTCCTGAGCTGGCAGAGACGGTTTCGTCCCTGGCATCGGCCATGGAGAGCTTTTTCGGCAGCGTCAAAGGTGACACCAGGTTTTGTAGGCCCAAAAAGCCGAAAACCAGGCGGTCGCGCACACGGAAGAAACCCAGAGCTGCTTTGCAGAGAGACTTGGCTATGACCAGGCTGAAAGCGATGGCCCAGGCGGCCCGGCAAGCGGCCAAAGCTCTCCGGGAAAGTTCCTGCCCGCCGGAATACGCCGTTTGGGCAGAAAAGGGCCCTTGCGGCGCAGACATCGTTGTGGCGCCGCTGGATGTGGGAAAGTTCCTGAAGAAGAACTTGTGGGCTGCACCCTTCCCGGTGGTCCTAACCTCGGGCACCATCGCGGTCTCCGGGAGCACGAAACTGTTTAGGGACGGGCTGGGGCTTTCAAGTGCCCTGCCGGTTGTAAGCAAGAAGTACCCCTCTCCCTTCAACTACCGTCAGAAGGTGCTGATATACATCCCGAAGGACCTCCCCATCCCAAGGGCGTGGGAGGTCCAGCCTGAAAGCGAAGAGGAGTCAGACGAATTCGCCCTGGCGGCAGCTGAGCGCCTGGAAGAGCTCCTGGTTTGCTCCAGGGGCAGGGCC
The Clostridia bacterium genome window above contains:
- the xerC gene encoding tyrosine recombinase XerC is translated as MEKQPRAILSLVNAFLEEERAQGRLAKNTLLSYGTDLHQLADFIVAHEDVEKGPPLTTTIIRQFMAQLFARSLKRSSIERKMASIRAFCRFLVRQGYLEKNPVLSIARPRTRRQLPKFAQYQDLERLFNLPSLSSPIGLRDRAIMEVLYGCGLRVSELVGLNVSSLDFDRRLVQVLGKGSKERIVPLGSFAHSALIQYLHRGRPALNPSPEAKDALFLNNRGKRLTQRGTRYIIDKYIEALGLAYHCSPHTFRHSFATHLLENGADLRVVQELLGHARLSTTQVYTHVSRQRIKEVYQKTHPRA
- the topA gene encoding type I DNA topoisomerase, with translation MKGGGSLSNNKVLLVVESPTKAKTISRILGRNYIVKSSMGHIRDLPKSRLGIDIEHDFQPHYINIRGKGEIIKDLREASKASKQVLLAPDPDREGEAIAWHLQQVLDLDPSLPCRIEFNEITEGAVKNSVKHPRPVDLNRVDAQQARRVLDRLVGYGLSPLLWKKIKSGLSAGRVQSVAVRLIVEREKEIEQFRPEEYWTITAVLRGLDTPQVFEAELVKCEGKKAELKNKKAVQKVIQELQNLKFAVSSCQQRSRKRMPDAPFTTSTLQQEAYKAYNFTARKTMSIAQQLYEGVQLPEGQGMAGLITYMRTDSTRVAETAVAEARHFIAGAYGPDYVPPKPHQFPTPKGAQAAHECIRPTSVLRTPDSLKACLTKEQFNLYELIWKRFVACQMSPAELFTTTLEIIAGPYLFRASGSQLVFAGFLKLLGTKLETQELPQLEPGQEVQLVDLKPKQHFTQPPPRFTDASLVKTMEELGIGRPSTYAPTIDTILRRGYVVRENRQFVPTELGKIVTEVLKEHFPDIVDVDFTAHMESKLDQIESGELSWVDVVQDFYQPFKFTLEQAEHALGKIEVTPEETTSEKCEKCGRSMVVKTGRYGRFLACSGFPECRNTKPLLEEIGVPCPLCGAPLVTRYSKKGRRFYGCSRFPACEFVSWDKPTNQKCPKCQEMLLEKRLRGKTILVCSREGCGFKEEMQGGGANGKTTPRYTVSG
- the dprA gene encoding DNA-protecting protein DprA; this encodes MLTLVTAFGSAQAAWRARPEALKGILNGHAFSMLLALRSQLCPSQEMDRLDQHGVRAITLYDHDYPEPLRQVYNPPAVLYVKGNLPPSGYLGIAIVGTRRATSYGKKATELITRELAKHDIWIISGLARGIDGQAHRTCVENQGHTIAVLGCGLDIVYPPEHARLAQEIIERGALVSEHPLGVAPEAKHFPARNRIISGLARGVLVAEAPKRSGALITAEFALEQGRDVFAVPGPITSITCEGNNNLLKEGAKAVTQAGDILEEYGLKVEAQIAIDDLLKAEPAYSGQLSARESEILSLISYDPVHIDEIVEQLRLPVAKIQATLTLLEMKGIIQQLPGKYFVRQ
- a CDS encoding DUF1015 domain-containing protein; its protein translation is MARIVPIRGLHYSHELLRDLPHLVAPPYDVIDANLQDSLYHSHPYNVIRLEYGKTYPDDTETNNRYTRARELYQEWLAKKVLVQDKDPSLYFLEENFKLAGRSYRRLGIICGLGTDGYGPDKVLAHEATFAAPKLDRLELLKATHTNFSPIFGLYDDPQGRIASIIQQVMSLSRPMLEFEEYNTRIFYRLWATSSPQIIQQISEAFTHLPVLIADGHHRYETACRFFEYMQAQGEAGHDRVLAFLASINDPGLIVLPTHRLLADHCLADSRDAALRVASQYFQWEVHPLDGDAEHIIEEMRQVQQQGRNVIGLYQGGDQWYLLRLKGSPQNLDCMPKDKSQAWTKLDVAILHQAIIKPLLSDSSAISFTHDTSYAIRAVRDQWAAVAFLLCPPSVQQIMEVALHGDCMPEKSTYFYPKPLSGLIMNRNGF
- a CDS encoding YifB family Mg chelatase-like AAA ATPase; protein product: MLSVLYSSTLHGLDAYVVRVEVDVSNGLPQFAIVGLPDASVREAQDRVRTAIRNSGYEFPVKRITINLAPAELRKEGSHFDLAIAVGILVATGQIPEGSIAGTCFLGALSLDGSVRSVPGVFPMVYKLAEVFPGGTLVLPAANATEGSLVKGVQVVGAESLSQVGKWLKGEECMDRVVTDLDALLQGQGNEACGDMNEVKGQMAAKRALEIAAAGGHNILLIGPPGSGKTMLARRLPSILPSMSWDEIMEVTRIYSAAGLLSSQRPLITSRPFRSPHHTASVASLVGGGRIPRPGEISLATHGVLFLDELPEFRRDALEALRQPLEEGVVTVSRVSGTSVFPAHFMLAASMNPCAFSSKALTLPIEMGIVGKQEPEPTPPGEDAPFAARLQYALARKGWKKHRLAAESGVSPVLLTNWLKGRAEPYKHAPQVKAVADALGVEVEELLPELSGGSPAAVLKRARMKVGMPRKHMARLFGVDDGTMAAWEGGKPVPAVFVEMARAILSGSRPEELPQVRWQKEYDPASFVAWLTRFREENGLTWRHLASLAGIKETTLRRWRAGRSLPRNKSQTLPIYERLRRWKETRAGARTEGLASEASLLRPAPPHH
- a CDS encoding ATP-dependent RecD-like DNA helicase, producing the protein MQPAAAVSYPPACIRGRVRKVVFRSPSDGWSVLSVVPEGKSSEPVTVTGCFVGVAEGDDISVSGRWVEHRRYGLQVEAETWEKHLPATEDEVASYLAGFVKGVGPTTAREIARKLGPSAIERIAAEGPSCLSGIRLITPEKAGAIARAVSESYAESHAVSRLLGLGLSARMAVRVFRLWGAGAADEVRKNPYALTRVSLIGFYRADVIAKKLGVPPNSPHRLDAGVEHALSEAEQLGHCYLPAGELKDRSIALLTRSGERITGREVEASVKRLASAGRLTLTGGAVYRTPLYRAEAEIARKVKELARPWDVPPALGAALARFEARAGIRLDPEQRRAVERCFSTGISVLTGGPGTGKTQTVRAVAAAWEEMFPGSEIALCAPTGRAAKRMEELSGRPASTIHRLLSMTPEGEPAYDWSKPLPHDLVIVDEFSMVDARLAASLLSALKRDARILIVGDSDQLPSVGPGYVLSDIISFRVRVTRLSRIHRQSGDGAAVVENAARIREGLAPVPRQGFAVLEAQDQQRAQALAVESAVRLAQKYGPWGVQVLSPMKKGEAGTKALNDALRERLNPPGPDKGELRHGQKLFRVGDKVMQTQNDYESEVYNGDVGRVLEASADGLVVAYPGKTVEYAPEDLDRLTPAWAVTVHKSQGGEWPAVVLALMSAHYVMLRRDLLYTAVTRAKKEVVVVGQKKALWMAARNAQAGERYTFAWIRG
- a CDS encoding Holliday junction resolvase RecU, with protein sequence MRVPTLQANRGRALEEMVELTLDLYRKEGIAVVHKIPTPWVVRRKGGLITGAFPAKKSSVDFFGVWRGRAVAFDAKETSEKSRFPLKSVPDHQMAFLSDWKEAGGIAGVLVWFRRARRIFWVPAKTLTRAREAGKKSLALDELASGAGVEIPEGLPLDLERAWEKESPERKEQ